The region AGCTCCAGGCTCAATCGTGAGCTCCTGGGGTGCCTTTCTGTACATGAAATATGGTTCTGACCTTTtcatgggagtcagagaggattTCACTAAAAGCAAAGTGGTTCTTCTTGTGTCGTTCAGGTTCAGTACACTCCCTATGGTGAAGTGTACCTGGACTCAAACCCAGAGTTCCAGCTGGTAATCGGTTTCCACGGTGGTCTCTACGACCCTCTGACCAAGCTGGTCCACTTCACTCAGCGAGACTACGACGTTCTGGCCGGGCGCTGGACTTCGCCTGACTACAGCATGTGGCCCAAGATTGGGAGAGATCTTCCTCCGCTTAACATGTACATGTTCAAGAACAACAACCCCCTGAGTGACATGCTGGACGTCAAAGATTATGTCACAGGTAGAGCATTCAATGAGTAATTCTACATAATTTAATCATTACTTCATGGGAGGTGGCAGGACATTTAATCAGAactgtccatttcattccaacCTTCATTTTACCACTCTAGGCCTGGTAAATAttttacagaaacagaaacatttcttAAAACATAGAGGTCCATGAATAATGCAGAGTATCAAGTGAAAAATGGGCAGATAATAGACACATCTCTGCATCAGCCTCGGGTTTCGccgtaaaaggaaaaaaatatttggttAAGGTGGTTTCTGCAACTGTACCTCAAAGAGTTACAGAGGCTCTCTTTAattaatggcaaaaaaaaaacacaactatatatgaaaatatttatacatttgttGCCATTGGGTAAATTCTCGCCCTTCCCGTCTTCTGTAGATGTGAAGAGCTGGCTGGTGATGTTTGGCTTCCAGTTTAGCAACATAATCCCAGGATTCCCTCGACACTCGCTGTACTTTGTGGAGCCGCCATATGAGCTGCAGGCCACCCAGCACTGTGAGAACGGACAGGTATTGACTTTGGTTCTGAAACCATTGCCAACAGAAGCAGAGTGGTTACGAATTGCATGAAAATGATTGATGACGCATATGAGTCAGTTTTAATAATGGTGCTAGTAGCCGCTAATATACTGCAGGAAACTGACAATACGAGTGAGTGAAATGTCCGATGTGTTCCcctgcagctcatcacaggTGTGCAGCAGGCGGCAGAGCGTCACAACCAGGCCTTTATGGCCCTGGAGGGTCGTCTCCTAAACAAGGAACGCAGAAGGCGCAAAAACAAACCAGGTCACTGGTTCGGTACCAGCACCCCCATAATAGGCAGAGGAGTCATGCTGGCTCTGAAGGAAGGGAGAGTGGTAGCCGGCGTGTCAGCTTTGGCCAGCGAAGACAGCCGTAAAGTTGCTTTGGTGCTCAACGGTGCCCAGTACCTTGAAGGCACCCATTATACCCAGGATGGGAAGGACTGCCACTACTTTGTTAAAGTGGGCTCCGCTGACAGCGACCTGTTGGCACTGGGGCTCACCAACGGGCGAAAGTCGCTGGAGAGCGGAATCAACGTGACAGTGAGCGGTCGCTCGAGGAGAGGAGTGACCGTGGAGTTTGCGGTTCCTTCTCTGGTGCTGAGCATTCGCTACGGGCTCGCCGTGGATGTAGTGGACGAAGAGAAGGTAAGACTTTTGGAACTGGCCAGGCAGAGAGCCTTGGCTGGGGCCTGGAGCAAGGAACAACAGAGGGCCAGGGACGGGAAAGGAGGCAGCCGTCTCTGgacagagggtgagagacagcaGCTCTTAACTTCAGGTAAAGTACAAGGCTACGATGGCTACTATGTACTTCCTGTAGAGCAGTATCCAGAActggctgacagcagcttcaacaTCCAGTTCCTCAGACAGAACGAGATGGGCAAGAGGTAACGGCACACCTGAACTTGCTTGAAGGGCACTTTTAATTCTCTGGAtcctactttttattttttcctaccCAGCCTCCTCAACCCTACtcctctttaaagaaaaaagaaaaatgtggagaATTAACCAACAAATGGGGTTATTTGTGGAACGCTGCAGGGACTTTCGAAAGAATGActtatcagaaaaaaaaaagttcattttactGCCCccggcaaaaaaaaggaaaaagaaaatcttaaaaaaaaaaaaaagtttggatgAATGATTctttttagggaaaaaaaaactggaaaagcacTGAAGAACCTTTGAGAACTGTTGCTTAATGAATAAGaatcccctttttaaaaaagatagtGATATTTTCACCCATATTTTTTGGGTCACACTGACAGCGGCCATGACAGTTACCACGCAGCGGAGTTATTCTGTGCTGCCAAGGCAAAGGGACCAAAGTAAACAAAGCCACTCCAGAGAGCAGCATTTTACAGCTACACGCCAACGGAGGACGCCGCAGA is a window of Takifugu rubripes chromosome 14, fTakRub1.2, whole genome shotgun sequence DNA encoding:
- the LOC105418983 gene encoding teneurin-2-like — its product is MKYGSDLFMGVQYTPYGEVYLDSNPEFQLVIGFHGGLYDPLTKLVHFTQRDYDVLAGRWTSPDYSMWPKIGRDLPPLNMYMFKNNNPLSDMLDVKDYVTDVKSWLVMFGFQFSNIIPGFPRHSLYFVEPPYELQATQHCENGQLITGVQQAAERHNQAFMALEGRLLNKERRRRKNKPGHWFGTSTPIIGRGVMLALKEGRVVAGVSALASEDSRKVALVLNGAQYLEGTHYTQDGKDCHYFVKVGSADSDLLALGLTNGRKSLESGINVTVSGRSRRGVTVEFAVPSLVLSIRYGLAVDVVDEEKVRLLELARQRALAGAWSKEQQRARDGKGGSRLWTEGERQQLLTSGKVQGYDGYYVLPVEQYPELADSSFNIQFLRQNEMGKR